The sequence GAACCCAGGGCGAGTTGAGGCAGCGCGACGATCAGCCCGATCGGTGCCATCTGAAGCGGTCGGTAGCTCTGCAGTGGCCCGAGAAAGGTCATTGGCAACATCACGCCGGAGGTCAGCACGACCAGAAGGCAGATGAACAAGGTGAAGCCCAGCGCCAGGTTGCGGCGGCTGAGCATCTGCAACTTGATGAACGGCGTGGGGTGATACCACTCCGTTAGCAGATAGGCCCCCAGCAGCGTCAGCCCGGCCACCAGCGAGACGACGATGAGGGGTGAATTGAACCAGTCCAGCCGAACGCCCTGATCCAAGGCGACGGCAATCAGGCCGAATGCCGGTGCGCCGAAGGCCATACCGGGCCAGTTGGCCTGCGGGAAACGGTCTGTCTGGATGGGGTCTTTGGGCAGGCCCCATCCGATCGTCAAGGCGGCAATCGCCGCGAGCGGAAGAATCTGCCAGTACACCCAGCGCCAATCGAACAGGCCATCCGTCCATTGCCCCGCCAGCCAGATCGAGAGATTGGGCGAGAAGGTGGCCGTCAGTGCATACAGCGCCAGTCCGTGCAGTCGGATGGGGGGCGGCAGAAACTTCAACGCCGCCATCATCAGCACGGGAATCATTGTGCCGCTGGCGATGCCCTGCAGAAACCGCATGGCCAGCAGCAGATCGAGGTCATGGATGAAGGGGATGCACACCGCCAGCAAAGTGCACGTGCCAATCATCCACAACTCGAAGCGGCGCACTGAAAGCGTGACGGCGAACCACGCTGAAAATGGCATGGCGATCACTTCGCCCGCGCTATAGACGGTGGTGAGCCAGGAGGCATCGTCCAGGCCGAAGCCCAGCGCGCCACGCACGTCGGCCAGTGCCAGCGCGCCCACGCGGTTGTTCAGTCCGGCCATCATGGCCGCGATGAGGATGCCGACCAGTCCCGCAATCGCCCGCTTCGGAGGGGCTGCCGCAGCGGTTGCCGCGGGCGGCGGCGCCGTCGACGACTGCGACGCTGCGGCGCTCATTGGTCAACCTTCGATTGCGAGGTGGCCGACGACACAGCGGTCGTCAGCGACGCGTCGCCGCCGGTCTGCTGCTCGGAAGAGAATGCGCCGGGGTCCCAGCCACCGCCCAGGGATTTGTAGAGATTGACCAGGGTGAGCGCGGCGTTGGTCGCGCTGGCATTGAGGCTGGTCTGGCTTGCGAGGACACCGCGCTGTGCGGCCAGGACGTTCAGGTAGTCGGCAGCGCCTTCCTGATAGCCGCGCTCGGCAGCATGCAGCGCCTGCTGGTTCTGCTCGTACGAAACCACCAACTCGGCATGGCGGTTCTGCTGGGCTGCCCAGGCGTCCAGGGCGTTGTCCACTTCATGCCAGGCTTGCAGCACCGTCTGCCGGTAGCCGATGGCGGCAGTTCTTTGCCGTGCCTCGTTCAGCGCCAGGCGCTGCTTCAGACGCCCGCCCTGGAAGATGGGAAGATAGACCGTGGGGCCGACGGAGAAGAACCGGGAATCCCAACTGTCGAGGTCGTTGAACTCGAAGGCTTCGACGCCGACCCTGCCTTTGAGGCCGATTCGCGGGTAGAAATCGGCTTTGGCGACGCCGATGGCTGCCGTCGCAGCATGGAGCTGGGCTTCGGCGCGCTGTATGTCCGGCCGCCTGTGCGCCAATTCGGAGGGCAGGCCCACCGGCACATTGGAAGGAAGCGACGGCAGAGGCATCGCTTCAAGCAACTGCGCATCGAGGGCGCGCGGCTGCTCTCCCAGCAGCAATGCCAGGACGTTCATCAGCGTGTTGCGGCGCTGGACCAATTCGGGTACCAGCGCCTCGACCGTTGCCAGTTGCGCGCGCGCCGAAGCGGTTTCAAAACGTGTGGCGACGCCATTGCGCTCACGGCTTTCGGCAAGGCGGAGCGTGCGATCGGCAACCTCCAGGTTCTGCCGGGTGATGTCCAGTTGCGCTTGCGTGCCGCGCAATTGGAGATAGGTACGGGCCACCTCGGCGGACAGGGCCACGCGTGCCGCCTCGCGCTCATACACCGTGGCCTCGAAGGCGGCCGCGGCGCTTTCGCGCGATCGACGCGCGCGGCCCCATAGGTCGAGTTCCCAACTGGCGTCGAATCCCAACTGCCAGAAGTCGCTCGCGCTCGTCGGAGCACCCAACGCGGCAAACTTGCCGTGCTCGCTGATGGCCTCGCGGGAATAGCCCGCCGAAGCACCCACACTGGGCAGCAGCAGCGAGGAGGCAATCCCCAACTGCGCCCGACTTTGCTCGATGCGCTCGGAAGCCATCTGCAGGTTCAGGTTGCCCGCCTGCGCACGGGCTTGCAGATCCGCCAGTACGTCATCGTTGAACAACGTCCACCATGAAGACGGGAAGTTCGCGGCGGATGTCTCCTGAGCCTGCGCGTAGTCCGCCCTGGGCGACAGTTGAACGGCTGCGAGCCTGTCGTCGGGTTTCACGAAGTCAGGACCAACCGCGCAACCGACCAGGGAGATCGTGCAGAGTGCCGTGCCTGCCTGTCGCAGCAGTTGTGAGAGCAGCGGTTGTGACGTCATGAAAGTTCACCCAATATACGAATAGTACCGAACCGCTCGGTTTGACATAAAAGAAAAGTTAACCAGCAGTTCAAATAAATTCCGAGCATCCTCATAACTTCGGATGCTCAGCGGCGGCGTGGTTGAGTTTGACCGTACCGAGCGGTTTGGTACTATACCGATTTCGGGGCGTTGTGTCAAAACACCCCAAGCAGGTGCGATGCATGGATCAAGCCATGACCGCCATACCGCCGAGCGGCGGACTGGTTGGTTGTGGCATTGTGATCGCCGAAGGCCGCGCTTGCGCAGGCTCTTGCAGAGGCATTCACTCTGGCCAGCCTGGCAGGCCATACAAACGGTGGTGGCCGACTAGCTGACCAACGCAGCGGCGGCACGCAGCGCCTGAAATTGGCGTAGGCGTAGTAGCAAAATTTCTCGAGCGAATCGGCGCAGCGCTGGACGCCATCACCACGGCGGGCCTTCTGATGACCTGCATCACTTCGAGCGGCGTCAGCACAGCGCGGTTTCCCCTGCCGCGACGCCATCAGGCGCCCGGAGCACGGGGCGAGTTGGTGGCCGGAATAGTTGCACGGCACGCCCAGATCGGTCGTGGTACCGAGCGTTTCGGGGGGCGCTATTCATCCATCCATCAGCTCCAGCACAGCCTGCACGAGCCGGCTCTCCGGATCTTCGAAGCCCGCGACTGCCGTGAAATGGTTGCAGTTGTGCTGATCCAACTGGCGAACCTGTGCGCCTGCGGCGCGCCAAGCATCGGCAAAGGCAGTCGACTGGCGCTGAAAATCTGGAGGCTCGTCGCCGCCGACGGTGATCACCAGAGGGAATCGCGAGGTATCGGTCGGCACATGGAACAAGGGACTTTGGCGAAAAATGGTGTCGTGGTCTAGTTGGAGCTTGGGCTGCAACCACGAATAGCGGAACGGTGTCAGGTCGAAAAGTCCACTAACAGGGACATCGCCTTTGACGAGGTCTGGCGGTAGACCATAGTCAGCTTGCCAATCAGTGAGAGCGATCATGCCGACTTGATGGCCGCCTGCGGAATGGCCGGCGACGTAAATTCGGTCTGGATCAACGTTGTAGCGCTGCGCGTTACGGTACAACCAAGCCACGGCAGCGCGGCTCTGTCGGATGATTTCATCGATCGATGCCTTGGGGCACAGGTGTAGTTGGTCACCGCCACGGTTACGCCGTGCGGTACAAGTCCGCGCGCCATAAGGCTCCATTCCTTGCTGGTAGTCGAGCTCCACCAGCCACCGTGGATAAAGACGACGAGAGGCGAGCCGGTGCGACTGGACGGAAAAATGTCGACAGTCTCATCCACGGTGGGACCGAAGCGCTCGTCCAGATAGCAGTCCAACTCGCTGCGCGCCAGCTTGCTGTGCGCCAGCTTGCTGTGCGCCAGCTTGCTGTGCGACGTGACCCATTCCCAGATGGCGCGCATATCCTGGGGCGCCTCGCAGTCGCATTGGAGGTCGATTTCTTCTTGCGTAGTGAACTCCCGATACAGCTTCATATGTAGTCTCCTGTGGATCGGCTCAATAGGTTCGGCATGGGTAATGCGTTTTCCCAAACGCCTAGAGCGGAGCGAGTAGCTGCTCCCCGATGCCATTCGTCTAACCGCTAGCTACGTTGTCGTCTGTTGTGCCAAATCGAGCGCCACATCGACGATCATGTCTTCTTGCCCACCAACCATACGACGCTTGCCAAGCTCCACCAGAATATCGACCGTCTTCAGACCATACTTGTGACCGGCGGCCTCGGCGTGCCGCAGGAATGAGCTGTAGACACCGGCATAGCCGAGCGCGAGCGTCTCTCGATCAACACGCACTGGACGATCTTGCAGAGGGCGAACGATGTCATCGGCGGCATCCATCAATCTGTACAGGTCCGTACCATGCTGCCAGCCCATGCGTTCCGCGGCGGCGATGAATACCTCCAACGGCGCATTCCCGGCACCCGCGCCCATGCCAGCCAGGCTTGCGTCGACACGGATAGCGCCTGCTTCTACGGCCACGATGGAATTGGCCACGCCGAGGCTGAGATTGTGATGCGCATGAATCCCAATGGCAGTTTCCGGCTGCAAGACTTCACGCAGCGCGAGAACACGATCTCGAACATCGTTCATGTTCATCGCGCCGCCGGAATCGACGACATAGCAGCAGGTCGCGCCGTAGCTTTCCATGAGCTTGGCCTGCTCAGCCAGAGCTTGCGGCGAGGACATGTGACTCATCATTAGGAAGCCCACCGTGTCCATGTCCAGCTTGCGAGCGAGTTCGATGTGCTGGCGCGACACATCGGCTTCAGTGCAGTGGGTGGCGACACGCACGATGCGCGCGCCGGCGTTGTACGCGGCCTGCAGATCATGCACGGTGCCTATGCCTGGCAGCAGGAGTGTCGCGATCTTGGCGTGCTTCACAACATCGGCTACAGCTTCGATCCATTCCACGTCGGTGTGAGCGCCAAAGCCGTAGTTGAAGCTCGAACCCTGAAGGCCATCCCCGTGCGCGACCTCTATGGAGTCAACGCGGGCCTCGTCCAGCGCCAGGGCGATCTGACGTACCTGAGGCACAGAGTATTGATGGCGGATAGCGTGGCTTCCATCGCGCAAAGTGACGTCGGAAATATAAAGCTTGGACGCTGCGGCGTTCCCGTTGATGCTCATCGTTGTGCTCCTCGTTCAGGCGGCGACCGTCCCGGCCGTCATCCGTGCTGCCATTTGTTCGGCTGTGCGAAGGCCGGCGCTGGTCATGATGTCGAGATTTCCCGCGTAAGCCGGCAAGTAGTGCGCTGCGCCTTCGACTTCCAGGAAAATGCTGGTTTTCAGGCCGGAGATGCGGCCCACGCCTGGCACGTTCAGGTTCTCGACACGATCAAACTGCACGGTCTGCTTCAATCGATATCCTGGCACGTAGCTCTGGACATCGGCGGCCATCCGGGCAACCGAATCGGCAATAGCTGCTTCGTCAGCCACGTCGCTGAGCGTGTACACGGTGTCGCGCATGATCAAGGGCGGATCGGCGGGGTTCAACACGATGATGGCCTTGCCTTTCGATGCGCCACCCACAACTTCAATGGCCTTTGAGGTTGTCTCGGTGAACTCGTCGATGTTGGCCCGAGTCCCTGGCCCGGCACTCTTACTAGCGATAGAAGCCACGATCTCGCCATAGTGGACCTGGGTCACGCGAGAGACCGCGGCTACCATGGGGACAGTTGCCTGGCCGCCGCAAGTCACCATGTTGACGTTCAGCGCATCCAAGTTCTGTTTGCCATTGACTACGGGGATGCAGTACGGACCGATGGCGGCCGGCGTCAGGTCAATGACGCGGATACCGGGTTTGTACTTGCGCAGCAGTGCATCGTTGTGGACGTGAGCCCCGGCGCTCGTAGCATCGAACACGAAGTCGATTTCCTCGAAGATGGGCAGACGCGTCAAACCCTCTACACCTTCGTGTGTGGTGCCTACGCCCAGGCGAGAAGCACGGGCAAGACCGTCCGAGGCAGGGTCGATCCCCACCATGGCCCCTACTTCGATGTGACGGCCGTGACGCATGATCTTGATCATCAGGTCCGTGCCGATGTTTCCGCTGCCGATGATGGCGGCTTTGAATTTTCGGGTCATAGAGAACTCCAGATATAGACGCTGCAAGTGCGGTGGTGCGCTTGACGCGCAAGACCCCAATCAAACCAGTTGAAAGCTAACGCTCCCCAAGCCCTGCATGCGCATCGAAATGTGCTGACCGGGATAGATCCACTCCGCGGGCGTCGCCCCCCCGGCCAGAACGATCCAACCGGCCTCCAAGGGTTCGTTCGCAGCGGCCGAAACCCGCGCTGCGGCGACCAGCGAGCGCAGCGGATCGCCGAGCAGCGCCGCCGTGGAGCCGACCTGCACGGCGCGGCCGTCCAGGCTCATGACCAGCCCCAGGTTGCCGAAGTCCGTGGCCGGCGAATGCCAGCCGCCAACCACGAAGCCGCTGGAAGACGCGTTGTCCGCGATGACCTCCGGCAGCGTGAACTTGAAGTTCTGATAGCGGGAGTCGATCACCTCCAAAGCAGGTGCAATCGCTTCGACCGCCGCCAGCGCCTCGGCTCCGGTGACATTGCCCGCCAGAGGCTTTTTCAGCAGGAATGCCAGCTCCGGCTCGACCCGGGGATGCACGAAACGCGAATGCTCGACATTGGAGCCCTCCTCCAATTGCATGGCGTCAGTCAATCGGCCCCAGATGACATCGGACAGCCCCATCTGAACCATCTTGGCCCGGCTGGTGAACCCCATCTTCACGCCGACACGCCGCTCGCCCCGCTCAAGTCGACGGGCGATGGAGCCGCGCTGGATCTCGTAGGCGTCGGGCAGGTTCAGTGTGTTGTCGGTGTCGAACTGTGGGACCTCGTGCGCGTATCTTGCGGCGTCGTCCAGGCGGATGATGATTTCTTCGTGCACGCTCATGCCGCAACTCCATTCATTTGGTTGGATTCAAACTCTGTGCGAACGCTTCCCACGCCATTGATGTGGCACTCGAACACGTCGCCCGGCTTGACCGCGACCATCGGGCCCAGCGCGCCCGAAAGGATGAGTTCGCCGGCACGCAGCGGCTTGCCCAGGCGGGACATGGTGCGCGCCAGCCAGACCACAGCGTTCAGGGGGGTGCCCAGGCAGGCCGCGCCTGCGCCGGTAGACACCGGCTCCCCGCGGCGCGACAGGCACATTCCTACCAAGCTCAGGTCCAGGCCACGGGGAGAAATCGGCGTCGATCCCAACACGTAGACTCCGCTCGAAGCGTTGTCGGCCACGGTATCGACGAACTTGATGTTCCAGTCAGCGATGCGGCTACCCACGATTTCCAGCGCTGGAACCACGTAGTCCACAGCCTGCAGGACCTCCTGGTGCGTAGGCTGCTCCGTGTCCAGGTCGCGGCCGAGGACAAAGCCGATTTCTGCCTCGACCTTCGGTTGATGAAGAATCGACAGAGGGATCGTCTCGGCATCGCCAAAGGACATGTCATCGAAGAGAGCACCGAAGTCGGGCTCGTCCACACCGAGTTGCTGTTGAACGACGACGGATGTCAGGCCGATCTTGCGACCGACCACGCGCCGGCCCAGCGAGATTCGCCGTTGTGTGTTGATGCTCTGGATCGCGTAAGCGTCGTCCACGTTCATGTCCGGGAACGTGTCGCGCAGGGGCGCGATCGGTTTGCCGCTTTGCATCGCCTGATAAAGAGACTGAGCGGCCTCTTCGCGTTGTTGTGGTGTCACGATAGAACCTTCCTCTATGCGTCTGGGGCCGGCGGCTTGTAGGCCACTGCCTTGATTTCGATGCGCAGCATCGGGTGAGGCAGCTGATGGACAGCCACCGTAGTGCGGGTTGGACCGTCGTAGCCGAAGTACTCGGCGTAAACCTCGTTGTAGCCCTTGAAGTCGCCCATATCGACCAAGTAGGCCGACAGCTCGACCAGATCCGTCAGATCCGCGCCTGCGGGCTGCAGGATGGCCCGGATGTTCTCGATGACCGCGCGGGTCTGCGCACGGATATCTGCATCCAGGACGCCCATGGGGTCGGCCTCGGCGCCGACAAAGCTGTTGTCGGGACGGCGCGAGCTGGTGCCTGAGACAAAAAGAAAATCGCCGGCGCGCTTGATGTGGGGAAACTTGCCGCGCGGCTGCGAGCGGCCTTCAACCACGGCCGACGATGTAGCGCCCGTGCTCACGGTCTTATCTGTCATGGGAGCCATCCGGCGCATCTACATGGATGCAGACATTCGTGAGCTCGGAATAGAAGTTCAGCGAGTGGAGCCCCCCCTCACGGCCGATACCCGACAGGCCGCTGCCACCGAACGGGGTTCGCAGGTCGCGCAGGAACCAGGCATTGACCCAGGCGACGCCCACGTTCATGGACTGCGCGACGCGATGAGCCTTGTTCACATTGCTCGTCCAGATCGTCGCGGCCAAGCCATAGGGCGTCGCGTTCGCGCGCTGGATAACTTCTGCCTCCGAGTCGAAGGGCGTGACGTGACCAATCGGCCCAAAAATCTCTTCCGTGACGCATCGTGCGTCGTCGGGCAGGCCGGCGAGTAGTGTCGGTTCAACCCAGAAGCCGCCATCGAGCTGGTTGCCGAAAGAGGGTGTTCCGCCGCCTGTGATGAACTCTGCGCCTTCCTCGCGCGCCAGCGCGTAGTAGCTGAGCACCTTGTCGCGATGGGCGGCAGAGATGACAGGCCCCATGCACGTCGCCTCGTCGGTGGGGTCACCGAGCTTGATCTGTTTCGCGCGTTCGGCAAGTGCCTTCACGAAGCGGTCATAGATTGGCCGCTCGACGAATATGCGCTCGGAGCACAGGCAGACTTGGCCGCTATTGAGGAATGCCGCGCGCGTCATGCCTGCCACGGTCTTGTCAAAGTCGCAGTCGGCGAAGATGATGGCGGCGTTCTTGCCGCCCAGTTCGAACGACACGGGCTTCACGCCTTCCGCAGCGGCGTGCATGATGGCGGTGCCCGTCTTCGACTCGCCCGTGAAGGTGATGGCATTGATGCCCGGATGCGTGGTGATGAACTCCCCAGCCGAGTTCGGGCCGAAGCCATGCACCAGGTTGAAAGCGCCAGCAGGTAACCCTACCGTCTGCATGACCTCGGCGAGCAGTGTGGCGGTTCCAGGCGTCTCCTCCGATGGCTTGGCCACCACCGCATTTCCGCAGGCCAGTGCGGGGGCGACTTTCCAGCTGAACAAGAGCAGCGGGAGGTTCCAAGGAGAAATGATGCCGACCACGCCCAAGGGCTTGCGCACGGCGTAGTTGATCGCATGGGAGCCGCCAGGCAGATCCGTGCGGAAGGTGTCCAGCGGGGCCGTCTTCAGAATATCCGCAAAGATGCGGAAGTTCGCGGCGCCCCGGGGAATGTCCAGTTTTGAGGCGAGCGACACGGGTTTGCCCGTGTCGCTGACCTCGGCGGTCAGGAAGTCATCGGCGCGTCGATCAATCTCGTCTGCAATGCGATACAGCATGTCGGCCCGATCCGAGACGCTGGCCGAGCCCCAGCCGCGGACGGCCCGATGGCCGGCCGAGACAGCCTCATCAACCATCTCCCTGGTGGCCTCGTGCACATCGGCGAAACGAACGCCGGTCGCCGGATTGATCCCTGCAAACCGCTTGTCGCTCTCGACGAACCGGCCATTAATGAAGTTTTTGTACTGCTTCAAAACGAATGCTCCTTTGGAGGCAAATTTGGCTTGCGCCGCAAGCCCTGTCGATAATGCGCTACTGGACGTCAAACTGGACAATAGCGCCACCACTGCCGTAAAGCGGGGCATACTCATGCACCGTCGCCTTCTTGAAACTGGCGTTCATGGCACCGAGCAGCCAATAGAAGTGCTTGAGGCCCATGTCGGGGCGAGCCTCGGTGGAGTACTGCGGAAGGATCGCGCGAATCGCCTCGATGTCGCCGCTTTCCATGAGCGCCAGCACTCGCTGGTTCCACTTGTCATCGGCTTCGGACAGGATGTGGTCTTTCTCCAGATCGATGTTCTCGCGGAACGCACTGTTGGACAGGCCACCTATTCCCAGCACGGCCGCGCGCTTGTCCTGCAACGCAGCCGAGGCGATCGCGCCCAGTTGCTCCGTTTGCTCGGCGCTGTGGTACAGGTTGTTCGCTGCGATGACGACCGGCAGGCTGGCTGAGCCGAAACCCATCAGCGTCGTGGCGGTGATCGTTCCGGTGTCGATCGGGAACTGGTCGTAATCGACACCGCGTGTCTTGATCCCCGCAGCATTGCAGGCGTCTACGCAGCGCTGGGCCAGGGCGCAGTCCGAGTGGATGTCGAAGGCCTGCTCGCCGAATTCGTGCCAGTTTTCATCCACGTGCACGCCGGTGCTGCGCGCGCGTGTGATCCACAGCTGGTCAAGCACCGCGAACCATTGCGTTGAATAAACAAGCACGCAGTCGGGTTTCGATTCAGCAAGTGCTTTGCCGGCTCGCGAAAGGCCTTCGCGGATGCGCCCCCAAGGCGTGATATCGGGCCGCAACTGCGGCAGTGGGCTGCCGGGGAGGAGGAATGCAGAAACGATGGTCATGTTGAAGTCTCCTGCTTCTTATGCTTATGGTGGACTCAGGCGGCTTACGCCACGGACTCCAAACGGGAAAGGCCGACATCCTCAAGGTTCCACTCGATCACCGCGTTGCCAGTGCCGATGACGGTGCCGTAGCCATGTAGCTTGCCGGCCAGTTCGGGATAACCCATCGCTGCGTGCATCCAAGTGAATGCACCGGACTTGATTTCAGCAAAGGCTTCTTCGATGAACTGAGGGAGCAGTTCGAAGACTTCCTTCATGTGGCCCTTGCGCATGAGTTCGATCATGCGTACATCCCACAAGTAGCCGTCGTAGCGCTCCGGGTGCTCTTTGGACATGTCCTCAGGCAGCGCAGGCTCCTCATGGAAGTGCCAGTGCGACAGCGTATTGCTCGCCAGAAGGACTGCACGCCGCCCCGTCTTCCGAATAGCTTCTCGCGTGGCACGACCGAGAAGGTCCATCTCGCCCAGCCCCTCTTTGGTGTTGAGGTAGTACGGCGTGTTGTTGGCCGAGATCCCCACCACGGGGATATCCCATTGCGGGCGGACCATGTGCAGCGTGGTGATGGTCCCGTAGTCCACGCGGAAGCTCGGGTTGCGCATCATCTTGCTGACCAGACCCAGCTTGGTTGCTTCCTCGCAGCAGGCCTCGGCCAGTTCCACATCGACGTTCATGCCGAAGTCGTAGCGGAACAGATTCGGAAAGATGGGATCGACCGAGCGCCCCGTAAGCCGAGGTACGCCCAGGAAATGATGGCCCACCTGAGTGATCCAGTGCGGGGAATGGACGATCAGAACATCGGGCTTCAGATGCTCGATGTTCTCGCGCACTTGATCGTAGGCCCAGCGCAGCGGTTCCCAGCCGCCTTGCGACCTCGGTTCGTTCTGAGGCGGGTTCTCCCCATAGACCAGATGCGGCGGATGGGGCGCCAAGAGGCCGGACAGAATCTTGCCTTCGTTCATAGCAGTTCTCCTCAAATTGACAACTGAAACTCGATTTCCACCGCAGCACCCAGCGGGAGGGACTTCACGACCGTGAAGGTTCTGGCGGGTGGAGCGAGCTGAGTAAAAAATTCGCTCCACACCTCGTTCATGCCATCTGCTGCACCTTCGCCGGCGCAGTACACACGCGCCACCACAACGCGCTCAAGGGACCAACCTTGTTCCGCACAGAGGGCTTGGATATTCCTGAAGATTTGCCGGGTCTGCCCCGCAGCCGTTTCAGCGGCCAGGCCGCCCGTAGCCGGGTCCAGACCAACAAGCCCCGAGACATAGACATCCGAGCCAACCTGGACTGCAGGCGAATAGCGGAAGTGAGGGGGCGGGAGCGCGTCTGACCGTTCGATGCGCCGCAACAGAACCTGTGGCGTTGGCTTGATGGTTCGCATGGTTTACGCTGATCCTTTGATTGTCTGCGTCCGTATGAAAC is a genomic window of Pseudomonas knackmussii B13 containing:
- a CDS encoding RidA family protein is translated as MRTIKPTPQVLLRRIERSDALPPPHFRYSPAVQVGSDVYVSGLVGLDPATGGLAAETAAGQTRQIFRNIQALCAEQGWSLERVVVARVYCAGEGAADGMNEVWSEFFTQLAPPARTFTVVKSLPLGAAVEIEFQLSI
- a CDS encoding tRNA U-34 5-methylaminomethyl-2-thiouridine biosynthesis protein; its protein translation is MNEGKILSGLLAPHPPHLVYGENPPQNEPRSQGGWEPLRWAYDQVRENIEHLKPDVLIVHSPHWITQVGHHFLGVPRLTGRSVDPIFPNLFRYDFGMNVDVELAEACCEEATKLGLVSKMMRNPSFRVDYGTITTLHMVRPQWDIPVVGISANNTPYYLNTKEGLGEMDLLGRATREAIRKTGRRAVLLASNTLSHWHFHEEPALPEDMSKEHPERYDGYLWDVRMIELMRKGHMKEVFELLPQFIEEAFAEIKSGAFTWMHAAMGYPELAGKLHGYGTVIGTGNAVIEWNLEDVGLSRLESVA